CGCTGGAACAAAAAGAATGGACAGAAGATCTCCATGCAGTCTCCTTTCATTCAGTTTCATATGACGGTGCAAAAATAGAAGTTCCACCAGCCTGGTCACCAAATTGTCCTAAGCTCTCAACCTTGCTTCTTTCTCATGTTTCCATAGAAGAAATCCCAGATTCATTCTTTCAGCACATGTGTGGACTTAAAGTTTTGAATCTAAATTGCTGCAAAGGTATAACAGAGTTGCCTAATTCCATTTCAAACATGGTGAATCTCACGGCTTTGATTTTGGGGGGTTGTGAAGGCCTCCAATCTGTGCCACCGCTGGAAAAGCTCAAGCAGTTAAGGGAATTGGACCTATCCTCCACTCAGATTCAAGATTTACCTCAAGGTTGGGAGTCACTAGTTAACTTCGAAAGGCTTAACTTTTATCAGTGTCTGACTTTAAGACGAAAGATAATACCAAAAGGAACATTTTCCCAATTTCACCGTCTTCAACTGCTATTATTGCCACCCTATGGTACAATACAAGTTAATGATCCAGATGTGTTAAACCAATTAGAAATTTTTATAGGATGTTTGTCTTTTATGGACTTCTATAAAATTACTCGGTGGCCAAAATACTATAATATTTATATCAATGACACCTTAACTGAGGATCAGTGTTATGATATTGATGATTGTGGGGATCAGAAACAACTGTATTTCCATCAGTGTCAGTTTGGTATAGGATCGAACGATCTGCCAGATGATATGAAACATCTGCTAATTGAGGAATGTGAGGGCATGGGCATTAGGTGCTTGTCAGATGTTTTTaagaattttataaatttaagcAACTTATCTAGATTGTATATTGCGGATTTGGTTGGAATAGAGTTCCTCTGGCAATTATCCTCTGCTTCTCCACGTGATCAGTTGGAAGTCTCATCTTTTAGTCCACTATGTGGTCTCGAAGAGCTGCGCCTCTGGTGGTTGCCAAATCTAGTTGGTCTTTTTTACGGAGAATCAGAACCATTGCTTCCTGTTGGCACCTTTTCTTCcctcaaagaattgaggatttCTGGATGTCACAACATGAAGCAGCTATTCACAGTGCAGTTGCTGCAGAGCCTTCAAAATCTTGAAGAATTAGAAGTTAAAGATTGTGAAGGACTAGAGGAGATAGCAGTAGATGGTAATGGAGTAGGACAAGGAGGACAAGAAGGCATCCAATTGACTTCAAGTGAAGCCACCGCCGATGTCATCCTTCCAGAATTAAAGTTGTTGATTCTGTATTGGTTGCCACGACTGAATAACATTTTCAGGGCAGCCATGATCTGCGATTCAATCGTGTCCATTAAAATGCTAGATTGTCCAAATTTAAAGAGGTTGCCTTCGTTTCTTTCCACCATCGACGGACCACCATCTCCTCGCAGTACTCTAGAGATCagaggagaaaaaaaatggtGGGAATCATTAGAGTGGGACAGTCCCTACCTAAAAAGTGCCTTTGACCCACTCTTTAGAGCATGGCGATGAAGTTCAAACTAGGTGTTGAAGGTCACTGATAGGTTGTAttttgtcattaattttatgattatttttctcttttattttatcaaatattgtgttaattggtGAATTCTACTTATTTTTGGTAATTATCGTTGCTTGTAAGGATTTGGATAAAAAGAGATTAAAAGACATGATTTCTTTACTAAACTTGTTGTTCGATGTGACCACGTCAAGATTAAAATGCTGCTCGTCCTGGAGAGCTCAAGAGTTGATGTGTAATGTCCAATTGTGAATTGAAGTCTCAAAAGTTGAACCATGGATGTTTCATCAGAGATTATTGTTGACTTTTCATTTTGGATTAGGATGGGATTTGTTGGAGCAATTTGATTTGAATTAGTAGTAGTAATTGACTGGTAAGGCATTACAAAAAGAAAGGCATTACTGTTTGccttatcttttctttcttttcgggCCAAATAGACTAGAGACTAGTCAATTAgggattattcttttgagggcCGGGAGACACAAGGAGAAAAacgttttcttccttttcgtttctttttctGAATAATACATCTTACTTTTGGAGAATATTCATGTCGGAGAGTGCAA
Above is a genomic segment from Coffea eugenioides isolate CCC68of chromosome 5, Ceug_1.0, whole genome shotgun sequence containing:
- the LOC113771621 gene encoding probable disease resistance protein At4g27220 encodes the protein MIPSVGKALAEKAAGKMAELVVENCMGRSHMDNVQLLKRNWQELSCKASDVEQEVNREEMSGKKKRKSEIDNWLKDVKKLSPEIDALETRGSSWRLPLKEDPVGKLQLQVKELIDQSRHFSGFVLDTCDNIGEPCLPTKLFGVKFDEALKRIWPCLVTDDISSIGIYGMGGVGKTTLARHIEYHLLEKNNYRVLWVTVSQDFSITSLQDKIANVLGIPLSNGDEENARARILRGAFSKMERLVVLILDDVWEEFCLDSVGIPLHPNKCRLILTTRSREVCDRIQCQRKFDLQTLDRDEAWDLFKYKLGSETLLQGDLENIAKSIVEECGGLPLGIITVAGSMRGVSDICEWRNALEHLKTCSIGYDEMERDVFPILEWSFKRLNECPRHCFLYCCLYPEDSDIKRKELIDLFIRAELMPERNSRSEEFDQGHTILNKLVKVCLLEESTDPEGDDCVKMHDLIRDMALRITNGNSKLKVSREDVPQFLVKSLGRSDSKVTLEQKEWTEDLHAVSFHSVSYDGAKIEVPPAWSPNCPKLSTLLLSHVSIEEIPDSFFQHMCGLKVLNLNCCKGITELPNSISNMVNLTALILGGCEGLQSVPPLEKLKQLRELDLSSTQIQDLPQGWESLVNFERLNFYQCLTLRRKIIPKGTFSQFHRLQLLLLPPYGTIQVNDPDVLNQLEIFIGCLSFMDFYKITRWPKYYNIYINDTLTEDQCYDIDDCGDQKQLYFHQCQFGIGSNDLPDDMKHLLIEECEGMGIRCLSDVFKNFINLSNLSRLYIADLVGIEFLWQLSSASPRDQLEVSSFSPLCGLEELRLWWLPNLVGLFYGESEPLLPVGTFSSLKELRISGCHNMKQLFTVQLLQSLQNLEELEVKDCEGLEEIAVDGNGVGQGGQEGIQLTSSEATADVILPELKLLILYWLPRLNNIFRAAMICDSIVSIKMLDCPNLKRLPSFLSTIDGPPSPRSTLEIRGEKKWWESLEWDSPYLKSAFDPLFRAWR